ATTATTTTTACAATACGCATATGATAGAGTAACCAATCATTCATACAGAAAAAGCCAACACAATACAATATGTTGCAGAGTGGAAAAGTGTGCAACAATGAATTGTGTTTCTTTCTTATCAGCTAAAGAAGTTTCAATTTAAAATGAATGCCAAAGTTTTTGTTAAGGAAGTTCGGAGCAATACGTAAAAAAGCTATGGGTGCCTTATGATTATGGAAAAAGTAAGTTCTAATGAACAGATACTTTTTAACTATTCTTGTTGCTACATCATAACCTTAAATTTGTATATTACTGTTTATTAGAGAAAATAAGGGAAATTACAGTAAGGAGGGAAAAAGATGGGCGAAGAAAATCAACCAAATTATACAATTTCACAGGAAAACTGGTCCCTCCATCGCAAAGGACATGACGATCAACAACGCCATCAAGAAAAGGTACAAGAGGCAATTAAGAATAACTTACCAGACCTTGTGACAGAAGAAAATATCGTGATGTCTAATGGTAGGGACGTTGTAAAAATACCAATTCGGTCTTTAGATGAATATAAAATTAGATATAACTACGATAAGAATAAACATGTTGGGCAAGGAACTGGTGATAGTAAAGTTGGCGATGTGGTTGCAAGAGATGGGGCAGGTGGTCAAAAGCAAAAAGGACCAGGAAAAGGGCAAGGTGCAGGGGATGCAGCTGGAGAAGATTATTATGAAGCAGAAGTATCAATTTTAGAATTAGAGCAAGCATTTTTTAAAGAGTTGGAGCTGCCTAATTTAAAGCGGAAAGAAATGGATGAAAATCGTATTGAACATATTGAATTTAATGACATTAGAAAAACAGGATTGTGGGGAAATATTGATAAAAAACGGACGATGATCTCAGCTTACAAACGAAATGCGATGAATGGAAAGCCAGCTTTTCATCCAATTCGTCAAGAAGATTTGAAGTTCCGAACATGGAATGAAGTGTTGAAGCCAGATTCCAAAGCTGTTGTATTAGCAATGATGGATACGAGCGGATCTATGGGGATTTGGGAGAAGTATATGGCGCGTAGTTTCTTCTTTTGGATGACAAGATTCTTACGTACAAAGTACGAAACGGTAGATATAGAGTTTATTGCACATCACACAGAAGCGAAGGTCGTGACAGAAGAAGAGTTTTTCTCAAAAGGAGAAAGTGGTGGAACAATCTGTTCCTCTGTTTATAGAAAAGCACTTGAGCTTATAGATGGCAAGTATTCACCGGAACGCTATAATATTTATCCATTTCATTTTTCAGATGGAGATAACTTAACATCAGATAATGCTCGGTGTGTGAAGTTTGTGCAAGAATTGATGAAGGTATGTAATATGTTTGGGTATGGGGAAGTAAACCAGTACAATCGTCACAGTACGCTTATGTCAGCCTATAAAAATATTAAAGATGAGAATTTCAGATACTATATTTTAAAGCAGAAAGCTGATGTGTTTCATGCAATGAAGAGCTTTTTTAGAGAAGAATCAGGTGAGAAAATGGCGTAGCCCCTTTTTTAAGGGGTTTTTTATATAATAGAATATTCATTCATGTGTAATAAAAGGGAAAAAATCGAAGTAGAAATATTTATATAACTTTACTTTTTATGTAAAATAGTATATTATATAAATATACAATATAACGGTTATTTTCTAGGAGGAGCCTGTCACCATAGGCTCCTCCTGTTCTTTTTTAAGCAGCCTGTCGTACAGGTTTTTTTTAAAAGAATAAATAACTGAAAATTAGGAAAAATAATTTTTGAAAGAGGTGAGGCATACATATAACAAAGAGAGAGGTAATGATGAAAGGGGGATAAGGCATGACATTGTTGGGTTATCCGCTTGAGACAATTTATTTATATGGATTTATTATTGCTACCGTACTTACTGTTATTTATATCTTTTTTGGAGATATATTTGAATCCATATGTAGCTTCGGAGGTGGATCTACATCTATTGTAACGTTGCTGCTCAGTTTCTTTGCCATGCTTTGTGGTTTTAGTTATATAGGAGAGTATTTATTTACTTGGAATAGTATTGTTATTTTTAGTCTTTCTTTCGGCATATCTTTTATTGGAGTTTTCCTAATGAAAATATTGATTTTAAAACCAATTGCAGAAGCTGAACAAAATACAGTGCAACGTATGGCTGAATTTGTTGGATGCAAAGGAGAAGTGATTATTACCATCCCGAAAGAAGGATTTGGAGAAGTATTAGTTTCTTCGCAATTTGGAAGTAATGCGATACCAGCTAAGACAATTGGAAAGAAAGATATTTTACAAGGAACCGAGGTCATTATTGAGGAAGTTCAAGATGGTGTTTTGCTTGTACAGAACATCGCTTATTCTTTAAAAAAACCAAAGTTATAAGGGGGAATTTGAATGATTCCATTAATTATCGGTGGTATATTACTCGCAATCTTACTTTTACTTATTTTGGTGTTTATCACAAAATACCGTACAGTTGGTCCTGATGAGGCGCTGATTGTAACAGGAAACTGGCTTGGTGGCGGGAAAAACGTTGTCACAACAGATGATGGTAAAAAAATTAAAATTATTCGTGGTGGTGGTACATTTGTTGTACCAATTATGCAACGAGCGGAACTTCTTAGTTTATTAAACTATAAATTAGAAGTTGGAACACGTGATACGTATACAAAGCAAGGGGTGCCAGTTACGGTAAATGGTGTTTCTATTATTAAAGTAGGTTCAACAATTGAAGAAGTATCTACAGCAGCTGAACAATATTTAGGGAAAGAAACGGAAGAGTTAAAAGTTGAAGCGAAAGAAGTATTAGAAGGCCATTTACGTGCTATCTTATCTTCAATGACAGTGGAGGATGCTTATAGTAATAGAGAGCAATTTGCACAAAAAGTACATGAAGTTGCTTCGACAGATTTGAAGAAGATGGGGCTTCGTATTGTCTCCTTTACGATTAAAGAAATCATGGATAAAAATGGTTATTTAGATGCTTTAGGTCAACCGCAAATCGCAACAGTGAAACGTGATGCAACAATTGCGAATGCAGAGCGTGAAAAAGAAGCACGTATTGAAAAAGCTCGTGCGGAGAAAGAAGCAAAAGAAGCTGAATATCAACGCGATGCACAAATTGCAGAGGCTGAAAAGCATAAAGAATTAAAAGTACAATCATATAAGAGAGAGCAAGAGCAAGCACGTGCCGATGCGGACCTTTCTTATGAATTACAACAAGCAAAAGCACAACAAGGTGTTACAGAAGAGCAAATGCGCGTTAAAATCATTGAGCGTGAAAAGCAAATTGAATTAGAAGAAAAAGAAATTGCACGTCGTGAAAAACAATACGACGCGGAAGTAAAGAAGAAAGCAGATGCAGATCGTTATGCAGTTGAACAATCAGCGGAAGCGGAAAAAGTAAAACAAATGAAAAAAGCAGATGCAGATCAATATAAGATTGAAGCAGAAGCAAGAGCACGTGCGGAAGAGGTGCGTGTAGAAGGTTTAGCAAAAGCCGAAATTGAAAAGGCACAAGGGCAAGCAAAAGCAGAAGTTCAAAAAGCGCAAGGTACAGCGGAAGCGGATGTTATCCGATTAAAAGGTTTAGCAGAAGCGGAAGCGAAGCAAAAAATTGCGGAAGCGTTCGAATTATATGGGCAAGCGGCAATTATGGATATGGTTCTTAAAATGCTTCCAAGCTACGCAAAAGAAATTGCAAGCCCACTTAGTAACATTGATAAGATTACTGTTGTGGATACAGGCGGCGGTG
This sequence is a window from Bacillus pseudomycoides DSM 12442. Protein-coding genes within it:
- the yhbH gene encoding sporulation protein YhbH translates to MGEENQPNYTISQENWSLHRKGHDDQQRHQEKVQEAIKNNLPDLVTEENIVMSNGRDVVKIPIRSLDEYKIRYNYDKNKHVGQGTGDSKVGDVVARDGAGGQKQKGPGKGQGAGDAAGEDYYEAEVSILELEQAFFKELELPNLKRKEMDENRIEHIEFNDIRKTGLWGNIDKKRTMISAYKRNAMNGKPAFHPIRQEDLKFRTWNEVLKPDSKAVVLAMMDTSGSMGIWEKYMARSFFFWMTRFLRTKYETVDIEFIAHHTEAKVVTEEEFFSKGESGGTICSSVYRKALELIDGKYSPERYNIYPFHFSDGDNLTSDNARCVKFVQELMKVCNMFGYGEVNQYNRHSTLMSAYKNIKDENFRYYILKQKADVFHAMKSFFREESGEKMA
- a CDS encoding flotillin family protein, coding for MIPLIIGGILLAILLLLILVFITKYRTVGPDEALIVTGNWLGGGKNVVTTDDGKKIKIIRGGGTFVVPIMQRAELLSLLNYKLEVGTRDTYTKQGVPVTVNGVSIIKVGSTIEEVSTAAEQYLGKETEELKVEAKEVLEGHLRAILSSMTVEDAYSNREQFAQKVHEVASTDLKKMGLRIVSFTIKEIMDKNGYLDALGQPQIATVKRDATIANAEREKEARIEKARAEKEAKEAEYQRDAQIAEAEKHKELKVQSYKREQEQARADADLSYELQQAKAQQGVTEEQMRVKIIEREKQIELEEKEIARREKQYDAEVKKKADADRYAVEQSAEAEKVKQMKKADADQYKIEAEARARAEEVRVEGLAKAEIEKAQGQAKAEVQKAQGTAEADVIRLKGLAEAEAKQKIAEAFELYGQAAIMDMVLKMLPSYAKEIASPLSNIDKITVVDTGGGGKNSGAGKVAGYATDLMATMQETLKASSGIDLKELLESFAGKGAVQQVVSEKPVVQVVEENEKSEK